TCCTGGTTCGAGAGAGAGGTTGATGTTGTAGCCACCGATGCAGAATCCGTGTGTGGCGTCCATGGCAGTTTCGAGAGCTGTGATGCGCCATGTGACGGAGTCGCCCTCGGTGACTTCGACATGCTCGGGGAAGAAGTGACTGCGGACTGCGGTCATGGTGACGAGCACGTTGTTGCCATTGCGAACGACACCCTCCTGGCCTTTTTTGGGTGCGATGGGAGAGAGACGTTGCGTGTGCGGATCCCAGCCGACTTCGGGGTAGACGGTCCAGGTCTTGAGTTTGTCGGCCTTGATCATCTGGCAATAGTGGGGCTCGCCGACGCCGATGGGGCTGTCGTAGATGACAGGCATGGTGTTGCCAGGTTGGGCGATGTCGAGGAGTTGGAAGTTCTGCGGCAGGAGCGGCCCGGTGGGCAGGAAGCGATCGACCGACCACTTGCTCATGGAGATGAGATACTTTCCATCGGGGCTGACGGTGTCGCCTTCAGCGGCGGAGAGGTGCCCGATGTTGTACTGGACTGGTGTTTTCTGAACGAGTTTCCAAGGCTGTTCGGCGTTGAGTTTTGCATACTCTCCGCCGAGGGTCCATCGAGCGACAGCGGAGTCGAGGAAGAGGGATGTGTATGCGTAGCCCTTGTCGTCGAACTGGGTATGAAGTGGCCCGAGGCCGAGTTCGACCTGTGCTTCCATGACGGCGTCGAAGTCGAGGACGGGCACGCCGTATGCGTCGGATCCGGAGAACTTCTTTTGTGCGATTGCGTTCTTGATTTTGTCGATTGAGTAGACGGTGACGTGCGGGTCGAGTTTGCCTGCGACGACGATGAACTGTCCGTTGGGTGTGACATCCACGCCGTGCGGGCTCTTGGGCTCAGGCGCGAAGTACATGATTTCGTCTTCGATCAGAGTCGAGAGCGAGAGAACGGGGAAGCCGTTGATGGATTGTGCCTTGCCAGCGACGAATGCGGCTTCTGCTTTTTTCCAGTTGATAATGTGGAGGTAGTCCATGTCGCGTTTGCTTGCGCCGGCTTCGAATGGGGGATTGCCGCGTTCGACGCCACCGGTTGCCATTTCGGTGTTGAAGGAGTTGATGAAGATCCAGCCGTCGCTGGCGAGTTTTCCTGCGTCGGCAAGATCCTGCCAGTAGGGCGGGAGTTCGAGTGCGAAGGACTTAGATTCGTCGATGCGTCCTTTGGCACGATCAAACTTCCACATCGTGACCATTCCGCGATAGGACTCTTTGTACTCTTCCGGCGGGGCGTAGCCGTAGCCGAGGACAGTGGCGTACTGTCCGCCTTCGATGATGTACTCGGTGTTGGGGGTGACGAAGGCTGCGCCGTGATCGCTGATTGTGAGCGGGTTCTTGACGATCTGCTTGGTTTCCCAGTCGCGCAGGTCGATGACTGCGACGCGCGCATTGGCTTTGTCTCCGATGAAGAGGAAATCTCCGTCGTAGTCACCCTTGGTTTCGGAGAGTGCGGGATGGTGCGTGTCGCCCCAGGTGACGGGTTTGCCGTTGATTTTGAGGGATTCGATGGCGCGATCTTCATCTCCGGAATAGCCGTAGCCTTGCCATGGCTCGGGTGTGAAGACGGCGATCGTGCGCAGCAGTCGCATGCTGGGGACGCCGATGGCATGGATCTGCCCGCTGTGGCCTCCGGAAGAGAAAAGCACGTATTCGTCGTGGCGGCCGCTGGGCATGAAGGTCTTTGCAGCCGCGAGCAAGTCATCGACATTGAGACTGCGCTCGTTGGCGATGCGAGTCAGTT
This genomic interval from Phycisphaeraceae bacterium contains the following:
- the nosZ gene encoding Sec-dependent nitrous-oxide reductase, coding for MKHKRRSSPLNALAMIMAVGSIMTFVTPEADAQQEGRRRRGTQEVRPIELTPEQVAQLTRIANERSLNVDDLLAAAKTFMPSGRHDEYVLFSSGGHSGQIHAIGVPSMRLLRTIAVFTPEPWQGYGYSGDEDRAIESLKINGKPVTWGDTHHPALSETKGDYDGDFLFIGDKANARVAVIDLRDWETKQIVKNPLTISDHGAAFVTPNTEYIIEGGQYATVLGYGYAPPEEYKESYRGMVTMWKFDRAKGRIDESKSFALELPPYWQDLADAGKLASDGWIFINSFNTEMATGGVERGNPPFEAGASKRDMDYLHIINWKKAEAAFVAGKAQSINGFPVLSLSTLIEDEIMYFAPEPKSPHGVDVTPNGQFIVVAGKLDPHVTVYSIDKIKNAIAQKKFSGSDAYGVPVLDFDAVMEAQVELGLGPLHTQFDDKGYAYTSLFLDSAVARWTLGGEYAKLNAEQPWKLVQKTPVQYNIGHLSAAEGDTVSPDGKYLISMSKWSVDRFLPTGPLLPQNFQLLDIAQPGNTMPVIYDSPIGVGEPHYCQMIKADKLKTWTVYPEVGWDPHTQRLSPIAPKKGQEGVVRNGNNVLVTMTAVRSHFFPEHVEVTEGDSVTWRITALETAMDATHGFCIGGYNINLSLEPGEFAEIKFVADRPGTYPFYCTEFCSALHLEMMGYLHVKPKSHNSAAIE